The Vibrio ishigakensis genome has a window encoding:
- a CDS encoding ATP-binding response regulator, which translates to MDVKNASQKAYQYAGPNLTLVGWMGFVGFPIYYITWTYLFPQPYESLALRVFCSLLFLGVVLRDKLASPWKKHFHIYYQIVITLCLPFFFFYMLIMNDWSTIWLLSYMSAIFLHVLLVHVTWLLFAQGIVGVLLAIAMTWLSGDLAGNSAFEWAYVPIFLFVYVFGSAFYVRNQNQHEGRVALTKTLGAGIAHEMRNPLATLSAAVDVFQSLIPKPDGKDLTTYQISASEAEQLLQTTEFAKNSIQGGREAIDLLLTSIDESEISCASFQYYSAKDVVENAIESFGYQQPHSKGNTSLSVSGDFEFLGSDVLLRYVLFNLLKNAYQHGVADGQELQIQVSIVPSEHENRLVVTDNGKGMPQEVVERIFDDFFSTGGQSNSGLGLPFCQKVIRAFEGNIRCESQLGQGTSFIITVPRVDSQAIKNLQQQVLGCKTVHLVSDDKSQIHSVHKVARNIGVSIETLDINALLGNKKIKSDLILIDSDCLELHQIKQLSAVPRLSNTAVLSKHEHAGIELLWSSYPRWSQASEFMLINMLLGKLSSDTQEVRPTSAKKSYAGRTVMVVDDNDSLRMLTSIILQKQGFEVIQSNSGRKAILALEENQIDLILMDVDMPDMNGLEATATIRNSQREFSHIPIIAHTGDISADAVNNIKLSGMHDHLRKPASQDALLEKISDWI; encoded by the coding sequence ATGGATGTAAAAAATGCTTCCCAGAAAGCGTATCAATATGCAGGCCCAAACCTAACACTGGTCGGTTGGATGGGTTTCGTTGGCTTTCCCATTTACTACATCACTTGGACCTACCTGTTCCCACAGCCCTATGAAAGCCTAGCGCTGAGAGTATTCTGTTCGTTACTGTTTCTAGGAGTTGTTCTGAGGGATAAGCTCGCGAGCCCTTGGAAAAAGCATTTCCATATTTATTACCAGATAGTCATAACCCTGTGTCTGCCCTTCTTCTTTTTCTACATGCTGATAATGAATGATTGGTCGACGATCTGGCTACTCTCCTATATGTCCGCCATTTTCCTGCATGTATTGCTGGTTCATGTGACCTGGCTGCTGTTTGCTCAGGGGATAGTTGGTGTCTTACTGGCAATAGCAATGACTTGGTTGTCTGGAGATCTGGCGGGAAATAGCGCCTTTGAATGGGCGTATGTCCCTATCTTCTTATTTGTGTATGTGTTTGGCAGTGCTTTTTATGTGCGTAATCAGAATCAGCATGAGGGCAGGGTTGCGTTAACTAAAACCCTCGGGGCAGGAATTGCACACGAGATGCGAAACCCCTTGGCGACGCTGTCTGCTGCAGTAGATGTATTTCAATCTCTTATCCCTAAACCAGACGGGAAAGACCTCACCACCTATCAGATTTCTGCATCCGAAGCTGAGCAACTGTTGCAAACCACTGAATTTGCTAAGAATTCAATCCAAGGTGGGCGAGAGGCCATCGACCTCTTATTGACATCCATAGACGAAAGTGAAATCTCCTGTGCGTCCTTTCAGTACTATTCCGCAAAGGATGTGGTGGAAAATGCCATTGAGAGCTTTGGCTACCAGCAGCCTCATTCAAAAGGCAACACCTCTTTATCTGTTTCTGGTGATTTTGAGTTTTTAGGTAGTGATGTATTACTGCGTTATGTGCTGTTTAATTTGCTGAAGAATGCGTATCAGCACGGTGTAGCCGATGGGCAGGAACTTCAAATCCAGGTTTCCATTGTGCCGTCGGAGCACGAAAACAGACTGGTTGTCACAGATAACGGCAAAGGCATGCCTCAAGAGGTAGTAGAGCGAATCTTTGATGACTTTTTCTCAACTGGGGGACAGAGCAACTCCGGTCTTGGACTACCGTTTTGTCAAAAGGTGATTCGCGCATTTGAGGGGAACATTCGATGTGAATCGCAGCTAGGTCAGGGCACGAGTTTTATCATCACAGTACCAAGGGTTGATTCTCAAGCGATCAAAAACCTTCAGCAGCAAGTACTTGGTTGTAAAACAGTGCATCTGGTCAGTGATGATAAATCACAGATACATTCGGTGCACAAGGTTGCAAGAAATATTGGTGTTAGCATTGAGACGCTGGATATTAATGCTTTGTTAGGCAATAAAAAGATTAAATCCGACCTGATTTTGATTGATAGCGATTGCTTAGAATTGCACCAAATCAAACAGTTAAGTGCAGTACCAAGGTTATCGAATACGGCGGTGTTGTCTAAGCATGAGCACGCTGGCATTGAGCTACTTTGGAGCAGCTATCCTAGATGGTCACAAGCCTCTGAGTTTATGTTGATAAATATGCTGTTGGGCAAACTTTCTAGTGACACGCAAGAGGTGCGCCCAACTAGTGCCAAGAAGTCTTATGCGGGCAGAACGGTTATGGTGGTGGATGACAACGATTCTCTGCGCATGCTGACATCGATTATTCTGCAGAAGCAGGGCTTTGAGGTTATCCAGAGCAATAGCGGCAGAAAAGCAATCTTGGCGCTGGAAGAGAACCAGATTGACTTAATTCTGATGGACGTGGATATGCCTGACATGAATGGCCTCGAAGCAACGGCAACAATCAGAAATTCACAGCGAGAGTTTTCGCACATACCGATTATCGCTCATACAGGGGATATCTCAGCGGATGCTGTGAATAATATAAAGCTCAGTGGTATGCATGATCATCTGCGCAAGCCTGCAAGCCAAGATGCATTGTTGGAGAAGATCTCCGACTGGATCTAA
- a CDS encoding porin family protein, whose translation MRNSLIALTAVVAGYAFSPSSHAAGVYDDDGVYFGLGVGFANFDNSMIGDSHDVLVGGILGYQFWDYLAAEIRGYGGTTDDEVQVKYHYSALVRVIWPATPAIKPYLILGYGNTEANYISSTESDSDFVYGLGVSFRNQTPFIFALEWQSLYDEENNGVSVDGYMINTNVYYKF comes from the coding sequence ATGCGCAATTCTCTTATCGCATTAACCGCAGTGGTTGCAGGCTACGCTTTCTCACCTTCCTCTCACGCCGCAGGTGTGTACGACGATGACGGAGTTTACTTCGGATTAGGCGTCGGCTTCGCAAACTTCGACAACTCCATGATAGGCGACTCCCATGACGTTCTAGTGGGTGGCATTCTCGGATATCAGTTCTGGGACTACCTCGCCGCTGAAATAAGAGGATATGGTGGCACCACTGACGATGAAGTTCAGGTCAAATACCACTATTCAGCTCTAGTAAGGGTTATCTGGCCAGCAACGCCGGCGATCAAACCTTATCTCATCCTTGGTTACGGTAATACAGAAGCCAACTACATCAGCAGCACTGAGTCAGACTCAGATTTTGTGTATGGTTTGGGTGTATCGTTCCGCAATCAGACTCCATTTATCTTCGCTCTTGAGTGGCAATCCCTCTACGATGAAGAGAACAACGGAGTGTCGGTTGATGGTTATATGATTAACACCAATGTGTACTACAAATTCTAG
- the astB gene encoding N-succinylarginine dihydrolase, with product MSNTKSHVEANFDGLVGPTHNYAGLSGGNLASLNNKTRPSKPKLAAKEGLKKMKSLHDLGMTQGVIAPLSRPDLGKLRELGFSGDDANVLKKAAEHSPALLAACSSASSMWTANAATVSPSADTEDGRLHFTPANLVNKFHRSIEHEQTGRILKAMFADEKHFAHHKALPMSSYFGDEGAANHTRFCNEYGDHGVGFFVYGETAFDNNAPKPQRFPARQTFEASSAIARTHGLADKKVVYAQQCPDVIDAGVFHNDVIAVGNRDVLFCHEQAFLNKESVYQDLNQALGKEMKIIEVPTASVSVQDAVASYLFNSQLLTLPSGETTLVVPRECEENSRVNDYLQSLITSKKGVDKLLCFDLKQSMQNGGGPACLRLRVVLSEQERAAMNPSVLMNDSLFETLNLWVDRHYRDEIHAKDLIDPSLVRESQAALDELTQILNLGSVYDFQQTGA from the coding sequence ATGAGCAACACTAAGTCGCACGTAGAAGCGAATTTTGATGGCCTAGTGGGCCCAACCCATAACTACGCTGGCCTATCTGGCGGTAACCTAGCTTCGCTGAACAACAAGACTCGACCTTCAAAACCTAAGCTTGCGGCGAAAGAAGGTTTGAAGAAGATGAAATCACTGCACGACCTTGGTATGACCCAAGGCGTGATTGCACCACTATCTCGCCCAGACCTTGGCAAACTGCGTGAGCTTGGTTTCAGTGGTGATGATGCGAACGTACTCAAGAAAGCAGCAGAGCACTCTCCAGCGCTTTTAGCGGCTTGTAGCTCAGCATCGAGCATGTGGACGGCAAACGCTGCTACCGTATCCCCAAGTGCGGATACAGAGGACGGTCGCCTACATTTCACTCCTGCCAACCTAGTCAACAAGTTCCACCGCTCAATCGAACATGAACAAACGGGTCGCATCCTAAAGGCGATGTTTGCTGATGAGAAACACTTTGCTCACCACAAGGCCCTACCAATGAGCAGCTACTTTGGTGATGAAGGCGCGGCTAACCACACCCGTTTCTGTAATGAGTACGGCGATCACGGCGTAGGCTTCTTTGTTTATGGTGAAACCGCATTTGATAATAATGCACCTAAGCCACAACGCTTCCCTGCACGCCAAACCTTTGAAGCGAGTAGTGCTATCGCTCGTACCCACGGCCTAGCTGATAAGAAGGTTGTGTATGCTCAGCAATGTCCAGATGTGATTGACGCGGGTGTATTCCACAACGACGTTATCGCTGTAGGCAACCGTGATGTGCTGTTCTGCCACGAACAAGCATTCCTAAACAAAGAATCGGTATATCAAGATCTGAACCAGGCGCTAGGTAAAGAGATGAAGATCATCGAAGTACCAACTGCATCGGTTTCAGTGCAAGACGCTGTTGCTAGCTATCTGTTCAACAGCCAACTTCTAACCCTACCATCAGGTGAAACCACCCTTGTGGTGCCACGTGAGTGTGAAGAGAACAGTCGCGTAAACGACTACCTACAGAGCCTTATTACCAGCAAAAAAGGCGTCGACAAACTGCTGTGCTTTGACTTGAAACAGAGCATGCAAAACGGTGGTGGCCCTGCTTGTCTGCGCCTGCGTGTTGTTCTTTCTGAGCAAGAGCGAGCAGCGATGAATCCATCTGTTCTCATGAATGACAGCCTATTCGAGACGCTGAACCTGTGGGTCGACCGTCACTACCGTGATGAGATCCACGCCAAAGATTTGATCGACCCAAGCCTAGTGCGTGAAAGCCAAGCCGCTCTGGACGAGCTAACCCAGATCCTAAATCTAGGCTCTGTGTACGACTTCCAGCAGACTGGCGCTTAA
- a CDS encoding LysR family transcriptional regulator codes for MDWIQSIRSYVMVVEEGSFNGAARRLSTTSSAVSKRVHWIEEKIGVQLLKRTTRSVTQTEAGALFYKRMKQSLDSFQSIIDETRSVNESPVGLLKIGATLAVGSKFLLHYIDGFLQRYPDIRIQLTTTIPGQLPEMKLDLFISRELEQFNSLSFRSKLLFEDRFRFYASPQYLEQHGEPKSVEELQQHNILIFGEQLQREFTLASGKRISVSGNFATTNPEALFHAGKNGMGILPTNSVMIQQELQQGALVPILPEVYARDTTVYAYYPKLDYEHTRTRLFLDYLVEQIAEEKRVKD; via the coding sequence ATGGATTGGATACAGAGTATTCGTAGCTATGTGATGGTAGTGGAGGAGGGAAGCTTTAACGGAGCAGCCCGCAGATTGTCCACCACCAGCTCAGCAGTTAGTAAGCGCGTACATTGGATAGAGGAGAAGATTGGCGTACAACTTCTCAAGCGCACAACACGCAGTGTCACCCAGACAGAGGCTGGCGCTCTTTTCTACAAACGTATGAAGCAATCGTTAGACAGCTTTCAGTCCATCATCGATGAAACCCGCTCGGTAAACGAGTCCCCAGTAGGGCTACTGAAGATAGGTGCAACCCTAGCGGTAGGCTCTAAGTTCCTGCTGCATTATATCGATGGATTCTTGCAACGTTATCCTGATATCCGTATTCAGCTCACCACCACCATTCCAGGCCAACTTCCCGAGATGAAGTTAGACCTTTTCATCAGTCGAGAGCTCGAGCAGTTCAACTCACTCAGTTTTCGTTCCAAGCTTTTATTCGAAGACAGGTTTCGCTTTTACGCCTCGCCGCAATATCTTGAGCAACATGGCGAGCCAAAATCGGTTGAGGAACTGCAACAGCACAACATCTTGATCTTCGGTGAGCAGCTTCAGCGGGAGTTCACCCTAGCCTCGGGCAAGCGTATTTCGGTATCGGGTAATTTTGCGACCACTAACCCAGAGGCTCTATTCCACGCAGGGAAGAATGGTATGGGGATATTGCCAACTAACTCAGTGATGATCCAGCAAGAGCTGCAACAGGGCGCATTAGTCCCTATCTTGCCAGAGGTGTATGCGCGAGATACTACCGTGTATGCCTACTATCCGAAGCTGGATTATGAGCACACGCGTACGCGGTTGTTTTTGGATTACCTTGTGGAGCAGATTGCTGAGGAGAAGCGGGTTAAGGATTGA
- the cqsA gene encoding alpha-hydroxyketone-type quorum-sensing autoinducer synthase, with protein MNANTPKKSLPRFIEDRLDFFLQDRIESNLNKKHLVQGKIPTTDAIVLQSNDYLSLSQNIQIQRAHQRAISANDDNVVMSAIFQQDELVKPEFETELAQFMGMESCLLAQSGWAANIGLLQTICAEGVPVYIDFFAHMSLWEGAKIAGADIHPFMHNNTNHLRKLIARYGKGIILVDSVYSTIGTLAPLETICDIAQTSECALVVDESHSLGTHGPQGAGLVKQLGLSHQVDFITVSLAKTFAYRAGAILGSKKISQTLPFVSFPAIFSSAMLPSEIARLDTTLEEIRLAETKRKRLFSHAQTLRKGLKSIGFKVRSQSQIVALECGNERNTERVRDFLEDNNIFGSVFCRPATTKNSNIIRFSLCADLDQQDIDDILTVCQLAYDNPELEFI; from the coding sequence ATGAACGCTAATACACCTAAAAAATCACTTCCCCGATTCATCGAAGACCGCTTGGACTTTTTCCTCCAAGATAGGATTGAGAGTAACTTGAACAAAAAACACCTTGTTCAAGGGAAAATACCGACTACTGATGCCATTGTGTTGCAGAGCAATGACTATTTGTCTCTGTCTCAAAATATCCAGATTCAAAGAGCCCACCAAAGAGCTATTTCCGCGAATGATGATAACGTCGTTATGTCGGCCATCTTTCAACAGGATGAATTGGTTAAACCTGAATTTGAAACCGAACTTGCCCAGTTCATGGGGATGGAGAGTTGCCTACTGGCTCAATCAGGATGGGCCGCTAACATAGGCTTGCTTCAAACCATCTGTGCAGAGGGGGTTCCCGTTTATATCGACTTCTTCGCGCATATGTCTCTATGGGAAGGAGCCAAAATAGCCGGTGCCGATATACATCCATTTATGCACAACAATACCAATCATCTGCGCAAACTGATCGCTCGCTATGGGAAAGGGATCATATTGGTAGACTCGGTCTACAGCACTATAGGTACGCTTGCTCCTTTAGAAACTATCTGCGACATAGCACAAACCTCGGAGTGTGCCCTTGTCGTCGATGAATCACATTCGCTGGGTACTCATGGACCGCAAGGTGCCGGACTGGTTAAACAGCTTGGGTTGAGTCATCAGGTGGATTTTATTACCGTGAGTCTTGCTAAGACTTTTGCATACAGAGCGGGGGCTATCCTTGGCTCAAAGAAAATATCGCAAACTCTGCCTTTCGTCTCTTTTCCCGCAATATTTAGCTCAGCGATGCTTCCCTCCGAGATTGCCAGACTGGATACAACTTTAGAAGAAATACGGCTAGCCGAGACCAAGCGAAAGCGATTGTTTAGTCATGCTCAAACCCTTAGAAAGGGTTTAAAGAGTATTGGGTTCAAGGTTCGTAGCCAATCACAGATCGTCGCGCTCGAATGTGGCAATGAGAGGAATACTGAGCGTGTGCGGGATTTTCTCGAAGATAACAATATATTTGGCTCTGTTTTTTGCCGACCAGCGACGACCAAAAACAGCAACATCATTCGTTTTTCACTTTGTGCCGACTTGGATCAACAAGACATAGACGACATTCTAACTGTGTGTCAGTTAGCCTATGACAACCCTGAGTTGGAGTTTATTTAA
- the aroG gene encoding 3-deoxy-7-phosphoheptulonate synthase AroG: protein MYQTDDVRINKVKELLPPIAILERFPTSETAAATTFNARTAIHNILNDKDDRLLVIVGPCSIHDPEAALEYGKRLKALRDELSDNLEVVMRVYFEKPRTTVGWKGLINDPYLDNTFKLNDGLRLGRKLLLDLTDMGLPTAGEFLDMITPQYVGDLISWGAIGARTTESQVHRELASGVSCPVGFKNGTDGNIKIASDAIRSAESSHHFLSVTKYGHSAIVETGGNPDCHLILRGGKEPNYSAEHVADVKSKLDASGLPQKVMIDFSHANSSKQFQRQMNVCEDVSGQIEGGEKAIFGVMIESHLVEGRQDLVEGEELTYGQSITDACIGWEDTETALRQLAKAVEARRNA, encoded by the coding sequence ATGTATCAAACCGATGACGTACGTATCAACAAGGTAAAAGAACTACTTCCGCCAATCGCAATTTTGGAGCGTTTCCCAACATCTGAAACAGCGGCGGCAACCACCTTTAATGCTCGTACTGCTATCCACAATATTCTGAACGACAAGGACGACCGTCTATTAGTGATCGTAGGTCCTTGCTCAATTCATGACCCAGAAGCTGCTCTAGAGTACGGCAAGCGCCTTAAAGCACTGCGTGATGAGCTAAGCGATAACCTTGAAGTAGTAATGCGTGTTTACTTCGAGAAGCCACGTACTACAGTGGGTTGGAAAGGTCTGATCAACGACCCTTACCTAGATAACACCTTTAAGCTAAACGATGGTCTTCGTCTTGGTCGTAAGCTTCTTCTTGATCTTACTGATATGGGGCTACCAACAGCGGGTGAGTTCCTAGATATGATCACTCCACAGTATGTGGGTGACCTGATCAGCTGGGGTGCAATCGGTGCGCGTACTACTGAATCTCAGGTTCACCGTGAGCTAGCATCTGGCGTATCTTGCCCAGTTGGCTTCAAGAATGGTACCGACGGCAATATCAAGATCGCATCGGATGCAATCCGCTCTGCTGAATCTTCGCACCACTTCCTATCTGTAACCAAATACGGCCACTCAGCTATCGTAGAAACTGGCGGTAACCCAGATTGTCACCTTATCCTGCGTGGTGGTAAAGAGCCGAACTACAGCGCAGAACACGTTGCTGATGTTAAGTCAAAGCTAGATGCATCTGGCCTTCCTCAGAAGGTGATGATCGATTTCAGTCACGCTAACAGCTCTAAGCAGTTCCAGCGTCAAATGAACGTGTGTGAAGACGTTTCAGGTCAAATCGAAGGCGGTGAAAAGGCTATCTTTGGTGTAATGATCGAATCTCACCTTGTTGAAGGTCGCCAAGACCTAGTTGAGGGTGAAGAGCTAACCTATGGTCAATCTATTACCGATGCATGTATCGGTTGGGAAGACACCGAAACAGCTCTACGTCAGCTTGCTAAAGCGGTGGAAGCACGTCGCAACGCTTAA
- a CDS encoding multidrug effflux MFS transporter, with translation MNLIPLMLAMLVIATGQVGVSIYLPSLPLISADLGVSKSDLQSIVTLFLVGFGLSQLFYGPLSDAIGRRPVFLMGQAVYISGTLLCICFTDNLIALESGRLLQGLGAGSASVLGRSILRDSYDGSQLTKALSYLAITASIMPIISPVFGGWIAFHIHWEAVFTFVLIYLLATFAVGWYILPETLPYAKSSFKLSNVLKKYVELIQNPQVISSASYNWLSYLAAVVSLSLMPYLMQQQLGMTAADYGVVMIIPSAGLMMGSILLNTLNRRFGTYQLIGLSIAMFFFAGLWLLFAPFTVFNLVWSFTWIAVAQGVSFPLSISLLLKPHKKDAGSVSALAGSIQMCLAGFFGSYLVGTWVSDKTELGIFYLILGLTMGAVLLATVMLPKQARETSTSDC, from the coding sequence ATGAATCTCATCCCATTAATGCTTGCCATGCTGGTTATCGCCACAGGGCAAGTAGGTGTAAGTATTTACTTACCTTCTCTTCCCCTTATCAGCGCAGACCTTGGTGTCAGCAAATCCGACCTTCAATCTATCGTCACCCTTTTCTTGGTTGGTTTTGGTTTATCACAGCTGTTCTATGGTCCGCTCTCTGACGCCATCGGCAGGCGTCCAGTATTTCTCATGGGTCAGGCAGTCTACATAAGCGGTACCCTGCTTTGTATTTGCTTTACCGATAACCTAATTGCCTTGGAATCGGGCAGACTACTACAGGGCTTAGGTGCAGGTAGCGCGTCAGTGCTCGGGCGCAGCATCTTGCGCGATAGCTACGATGGTAGTCAGCTCACCAAGGCGCTCTCATACCTCGCCATTACCGCCTCTATCATGCCGATCATATCTCCGGTATTTGGTGGTTGGATAGCCTTCCATATCCATTGGGAAGCGGTCTTCACCTTTGTCTTAATCTATCTTCTTGCGACCTTTGCGGTGGGCTGGTACATACTTCCAGAAACCCTACCCTATGCCAAAAGTAGCTTTAAGCTCAGCAACGTGCTCAAGAAATATGTTGAGCTTATCCAAAATCCGCAGGTTATCTCTAGCGCCTCATATAACTGGTTAAGTTATCTGGCTGCCGTGGTGTCTTTGTCACTGATGCCATATTTGATGCAGCAACAGCTGGGTATGACAGCCGCTGATTATGGTGTGGTGATGATTATCCCATCGGCGGGTTTGATGATGGGTAGCATCTTACTTAACACCCTCAACCGCCGTTTCGGAACCTATCAGTTGATTGGATTGAGCATAGCTATGTTCTTCTTTGCGGGCTTATGGCTCCTATTTGCGCCGTTCACTGTGTTCAACCTAGTGTGGTCCTTCACTTGGATAGCAGTGGCGCAAGGAGTCTCTTTCCCGCTCTCAATAAGCTTGTTACTCAAGCCACATAAGAAAGATGCGGGCTCAGTATCTGCGCTAGCAGGCTCGATTCAGATGTGTTTAGCAGGCTTTTTTGGTAGCTACTTGGTAGGTACTTGGGTATCAGACAAAACCGAACTTGGGATCTTTTATCTGATACTAGGTCTGACTATGGGCGCAGTCCTTCTGGCAACTGTAATGCTCCCAAAACAGGCTAGAGAGACCTCGACTTCAGACTGTTAA
- a CDS encoding TetR/AcrR family transcriptional regulator: MKKTRSELKREAILVAAKQAFLESGVAGTSMDKLASLANVSKRTVYNHFSSKEELVIELISSLWREAVQQIDVTFHPEQSLHDQFEKILLAELNASCSPDYIEIARVIFGHYLFSPEELRKQVDKFSKKESAIASWIKAAVEHGSIKECDIELFTEQSYTLIKGVYFWPLLAGMRDFPSQKEKDVHVKNSVDLLLTYYKA, encoded by the coding sequence ATGAAGAAGACTCGAAGTGAATTAAAGCGAGAAGCTATCCTGGTTGCAGCCAAGCAAGCCTTTCTAGAATCAGGGGTTGCAGGTACCAGTATGGATAAGCTTGCAAGTCTAGCCAATGTTTCAAAGCGCACCGTATATAACCATTTCAGCAGCAAAGAAGAACTGGTGATAGAGCTTATTAGCTCACTATGGCGTGAAGCGGTTCAGCAGATAGATGTGACTTTTCACCCTGAACAAAGCCTGCATGACCAGTTCGAGAAGATACTGCTCGCGGAACTAAATGCCAGTTGCTCACCAGACTATATAGAGATAGCTCGAGTTATCTTTGGACACTACCTTTTCTCGCCAGAAGAGCTCAGAAAACAGGTAGACAAGTTCTCTAAGAAAGAGAGTGCGATAGCAAGTTGGATAAAAGCGGCTGTAGAGCATGGTTCTATCAAAGAGTGCGATATTGAGCTATTTACTGAGCAAAGCTACACATTAATTAAGGGAGTTTATTTTTGGCCACTTTTGGCTGGAATGCGTGATTTCCCTAGCCAAAAAGAGAAAGATGTACACGTTAAAAATAGCGTAGACTTGTTGCTAACCTATTATAAAGCATAG
- a CDS encoding MBL fold metallo-hydrolase — protein MSATPLQAEIFESKQIDGKFQNSEISYSTGMGDIYGAMKAYFTTTRTEPVPTEPLPSMTLTAEQIENTKQASVARLGHSTMLIRLDGKTILTDPVFSDRASPVQWAGPKRFQDAAISLQDLPHIDMVVISHDHYDHLDKGAIKALHHKVDHFLVPLKIAKILTDWGVSEHKVIELDWWEEKQIDSILFAATPTQHFSGRGLFDKDSTLWASWVIKGEQANLYFSGDSGYFSGFKAIGEKYGPFDLTMMETGAYSEAWSQIHMMPEQSVQAHIDLKGKAMLPIHNSTFDLSVHDWFEPLDRALSAAQSRNVQLVTPIFGQMMPVQDIPASAQYAWWREVQKQPESEMQTASVK, from the coding sequence ATGTCAGCGACACCACTACAAGCAGAAATCTTCGAATCAAAGCAGATTGATGGCAAGTTTCAAAATAGTGAAATCTCTTATAGCACAGGGATGGGCGATATCTACGGTGCAATGAAGGCATACTTCACTACCACACGTACCGAGCCTGTACCTACCGAACCGCTACCTAGCATGACGCTCACCGCTGAGCAGATCGAAAACACCAAACAGGCATCGGTTGCCCGCCTGGGCCACAGCACCATGCTGATCCGTCTCGATGGAAAAACTATCCTTACCGATCCCGTGTTTAGCGATCGCGCCTCACCAGTGCAGTGGGCAGGTCCAAAACGCTTCCAAGATGCCGCGATCTCTTTGCAAGATCTGCCTCATATCGACATGGTGGTAATCAGTCACGACCATTATGATCACTTAGATAAAGGGGCGATCAAAGCACTGCATCACAAGGTAGATCACTTCCTTGTACCGCTAAAAATTGCCAAGATCCTAACCGATTGGGGTGTATCTGAGCACAAGGTGATAGAACTGGACTGGTGGGAAGAGAAGCAGATCGACTCTATCCTATTTGCGGCAACACCAACTCAGCACTTCTCTGGTCGTGGTCTATTCGACAAAGACAGCACTTTATGGGCAAGTTGGGTAATCAAAGGCGAACAGGCGAACCTGTATTTCAGTGGTGACTCAGGCTACTTCTCTGGATTTAAAGCAATCGGCGAAAAATACGGCCCATTTGATCTAACCATGATGGAAACTGGGGCGTATTCAGAGGCGTGGAGCCAAATCCACATGATGCCAGAACAAAGCGTACAGGCGCACATTGACCTCAAGGGTAAGGCTATGCTGCCTATCCATAACTCGACCTTTGACCTATCAGTACACGACTGGTTTGAGCCCCTAGACCGCGCACTAAGCGCAGCACAATCACGTAACGTGCAGTTGGTTACCCCGATATTCGGCCAGATGATGCCAGTGCAGGATATTCCGGCGAGTGCACAATATGCGTGGTGGCGAGAGGTGCAGAAGCAACCAGAAAGTGAGATGCAAACAGCTTCGGTGAAGTGA